The following are encoded in a window of Methylicorpusculum oleiharenae genomic DNA:
- a CDS encoding 2-oxoglutarate dehydrogenase E1 component yields the protein MSDLLKLFRESSSLYGSNANFIEELYEQYLQDPDSVEDSWKQKFGHIRSDSIQETAHSPIIERFASLAQQSQGRLAKLQGFTEQSVKKQSAVARLINHYRVRGHQIATNNPLHTTTPYFPDLDPAYYGLTELDMDTLFDTGTLYGVDRLPLRDIITTLKEIYCGNIGTEYMHIVDTDMKRWIKNRLEGAKIHHKLSADEQMSTLLFLTAAEGIEKYLHNTFVGQKRFSLEGGESLIPILDNILQRAGEKQTKEVVIGMAHRGRLNVLVNILGKNPAKLFEEFKGIHIPAPGMNSGDVKYHMGFSSDIVTPGGPIHVTLAFNPSHLEIINPVVEGSVRARQDRDPRADSHNTILPILIHGDAAFAGQGVVMETLNMAGTRGFSTGGTVHIVVNNQIGFTTSNPADARSTLYCTDVANMVQIPVFHVNGDDPEAVLFVAKMALDFRMTFNKDVVIDLICYRRLGHNEADEPATTQPLMYKYIRNRPTTRHIFANKLIEDGVISKEDATRIEQDYVRKLESGQVVSRPIATEKVYSYSAIWDKYLNKKWTQACKTAVSLDVIRFCNKQLQLLPTGFELHPRVGKIMDSRRKMAAGALPLDWGFAENMAYATLAMEKYNVRLTGQDVGRGTFFHRHAVLHNQIDGSTYQPLSHLDPNQGRVQIYDSLLSEEAVLGFEYGYSSTTPDCLVIWEAQFGDFANGAQVVIDQFITSGETKWGRLSGLVMLLPHGYEGQGPEHSSARLERYMQLCAEHNIQVCTPTTPAQIFHLLRRQMIRTYRKPLIIMSPKSLLRHKLAVSTLEDLSKGKFQTIISETDSINPKNVKRMVLCAGKVYFDLLETRRETHTEDVAIVRIEQLYPFPDKRFKDEIAKYPNLELMIWCQEEPKNQGAWYQIRHHFVDTLATQINLQYAGRAASASPAVGNFKKHLEQQKQVVESALFGNYKGK from the coding sequence ATGAGCGACCTCCTTAAACTGTTTCGAGAATCTTCATCCTTGTACGGCAGCAATGCCAATTTTATAGAAGAGTTGTATGAACAATATCTTCAGGACCCGGACTCAGTCGAAGATAGCTGGAAACAAAAGTTCGGCCATATTCGAAGCGACTCTATTCAGGAAACAGCGCATAGCCCAATCATCGAACGCTTCGCTTCATTAGCCCAACAATCTCAGGGCCGGCTAGCCAAATTACAAGGCTTTACGGAGCAGAGTGTCAAAAAGCAGTCGGCGGTCGCACGCCTGATTAATCACTATCGGGTTCGTGGTCATCAGATTGCAACGAATAATCCTTTACACACTACAACTCCGTATTTTCCTGATTTGGATCCTGCCTACTATGGATTGACTGAACTGGACATGGACACGTTGTTCGACACAGGAACGTTGTACGGCGTTGACCGGCTCCCCTTAAGAGATATTATTACCACTCTAAAAGAAATTTATTGCGGCAATATCGGAACAGAGTACATGCATATTGTCGACACCGATATGAAACGCTGGATTAAAAACCGGCTGGAAGGCGCCAAGATTCACCATAAACTGTCGGCCGACGAACAAATGTCGACACTTTTATTTCTGACCGCTGCAGAAGGCATAGAAAAATACCTGCACAATACTTTTGTAGGCCAAAAACGCTTTTCACTGGAAGGTGGCGAATCATTAATTCCTATCTTGGACAACATCCTCCAACGAGCAGGTGAGAAGCAAACGAAGGAGGTTGTGATCGGAATGGCGCATCGCGGCCGATTGAATGTCCTGGTCAACATTCTCGGAAAAAATCCAGCCAAGTTGTTTGAGGAATTTAAAGGCATACACATTCCCGCACCCGGGATGAATTCCGGTGATGTTAAATATCACATGGGGTTTTCTTCCGACATAGTTACGCCTGGCGGACCGATTCATGTGACATTGGCATTTAACCCTTCGCATCTGGAGATTATCAACCCTGTAGTGGAAGGATCGGTCAGAGCAAGACAAGACAGAGACCCCAGAGCTGACAGCCATAACACTATTTTACCGATTCTGATTCATGGCGATGCCGCGTTCGCAGGACAGGGCGTTGTGATGGAAACACTCAACATGGCAGGAACGCGCGGCTTTTCAACCGGCGGAACCGTTCATATTGTGGTGAATAACCAAATCGGCTTTACCACCAGCAACCCGGCCGACGCCAGATCCACGCTTTATTGTACAGACGTGGCCAACATGGTTCAGATTCCTGTTTTCCATGTCAACGGCGATGATCCCGAAGCGGTTTTATTTGTCGCAAAAATGGCGCTGGATTTTCGCATGACGTTTAACAAGGATGTGGTGATTGACCTCATTTGTTACCGCCGACTAGGCCATAACGAAGCGGACGAACCGGCGACGACCCAACCACTGATGTACAAATACATCAGGAACCGGCCAACGACACGCCATATATTTGCCAATAAGCTGATTGAAGACGGCGTAATTTCCAAAGAAGATGCCACTCGAATTGAACAGGACTATGTCCGGAAACTCGAATCGGGCCAAGTCGTCTCCAGGCCGATTGCCACTGAAAAAGTCTATTCTTATTCGGCCATATGGGATAAATACCTGAATAAAAAATGGACTCAAGCCTGCAAAACCGCGGTCTCCCTGGACGTGATACGTTTTTGCAACAAACAATTACAACTATTGCCCACCGGTTTTGAATTGCACCCTCGGGTCGGCAAAATAATGGACAGCCGGAGAAAAATGGCCGCTGGCGCACTCCCGTTAGATTGGGGATTTGCCGAAAATATGGCTTATGCAACCTTGGCTATGGAAAAATATAATGTCAGATTAACAGGACAGGATGTTGGCCGGGGCACGTTTTTCCACCGCCATGCCGTTCTTCACAATCAAATCGACGGCAGCACTTATCAGCCACTCAGCCATCTGGATCCCAATCAGGGTCGTGTTCAGATTTATGACTCTTTGCTTTCAGAAGAGGCGGTATTAGGCTTCGAATACGGTTACAGTTCAACCACCCCCGACTGCCTGGTCATTTGGGAAGCGCAATTCGGTGATTTCGCAAACGGCGCGCAAGTAGTAATTGACCAGTTCATTACCTCCGGAGAAACCAAGTGGGGCCGCCTCAGCGGCCTGGTCATGTTGTTGCCCCATGGATATGAAGGTCAAGGCCCGGAGCATTCATCCGCACGACTTGAACGGTATATGCAGCTCTGTGCCGAACATAATATCCAGGTTTGCACGCCAACGACGCCGGCTCAAATCTTCCACCTGTTGCGCCGCCAGATGATCAGAACATACCGCAAACCCCTGATCATTATGAGCCCCAAAAGTCTTTTGAGACACAAGCTGGCCGTATCTACACTTGAGGACCTGTCCAAAGGTAAATTCCAGACAATCATCAGCGAAACTGATTCGATAAACCCAAAAAACGTAAAGCGAATGGTGCTCTGTGCCGGGAAGGTTTATTTCGATTTACTGGAAACCCGCCGTGAAACTCATACTGAAGATGTCGCGATAGTGCGTATCGAACAACTTTATCCTTTTCCTGACAAACGGTTTAAAGATGAAATCGCTAAATATCCAAATCTTGAACTGATGATTTGGTGCCAGGAAGAACCCAAAAACCAAGGCGCCTGGTATCAAATCAGGCATCATTTCGTCGATACGCTTGCTACTCAAATCAACTTGCAATATGCTGGCAGAGCGGCCTCCGCTTCGCCGGCCGTTGGTAATTTTAAAAAGCATCTCGAACAACAAAAACAAGTCGTAGAATCCGCTTTATTCGGTAACTACAAAGGAAAATAA